CAAAGAGTTTTGCTATATAAATAATTATGTACATTATCCTTTGGATTTTGCCACGCTGCAATCTTTATTGCTGGGACAATATGTGCGCTATGAGGATTTCAGCGAAGTACACAGCAGTGCGGCGGCAGAGCAGCTTTTATCTCAAAATTCGGTGCTTTCGGCACAACGTGATGATTATCGTGTGCAGAGCATGGAAATTACCGATACGGCGCAGGCTCGTTATCTTTTGGCACAATACCACGATTATATTTTACTTGATAATCAAAAGGCTTTTTCTACCAAAAGGCGTTATGTACTGAAAAATCAGGGCGACCACTACGAAGTAGAAATAGAATGTTCTAATCCGCAGGCGAATACTGCGCTCAAAATGCCTTTTGAAGTATCGGACGGTTACGAGAAGGTAAAATAAAAACACAAAACAGCCAACGGAGAAGTAACGCTTTTTTTAGATGTTCATCTTAATTGTTTTATCCAAATCTTTGATGGTGCGCTCAAAAACCGGATCGGTATCTATTTGGTCGCTCACCGCCTGACAGGAGTGTATTACTGTACTGTGGTCGCGTCCGCCGAAGTCTCTGCCGATTTGTTTTAAGGAGTAGTTGGTGTATGTTTTTACAAAATACATCGCTATTTGGCGTGCCTGCACCGCTTCGCGTTTGCGGGTTTGTCCTTTGAGTATATCAATGGAGATATGAAAATAATCCGCTACCGTTTTTTGTATAAAAGGAATAGACAGGTCTTTTACAGAATTGTTGTTGTGGGTTTTGATAACGGTTTTTGCCAAATTCAAATCCACTCTCCGCTGTGCCAGCGAAGCATGAGCCACCAACGAAATCAATACGCCTTCCAATTCCCGCACACTTGAACTCACATTGTAGGCTACATATTCTACTACTTCTTTCGGCAACTCTATGCCTTCGGCGAGCATTTTGTATTCTAATATCGCCATGCGCGTTTCAAAATCGGGCATTTGAAGGTCGGCGATCAGCCCCCATTTAAAACGAGACAACAAGCGTTCTTCCATACCTACCATATCTTTCGGTGCGCAGTCGCTTGTCATCACTATCTGCTTGCCGCTTTGGTGCAAGTGGTTGAAAACATGAAAGAAAATATCTTGTGTTTTATCCTTTTCGGCAAAAAATTGTATGTCATCTATCAATAATACATCTACCATTTGATAAAAACGCACAAAATCATTGAGCGTATTGTTGCGCACGGCTTCTATAAACTGGTGGGTGAATTTTTCTGACGATACATATAATATGCTTTTGTTTGGAAACAAACGTTTGATTTGGTTGCCGATGGCTTGTATGAGGTGCGTTTTTCCCAAACCCACACCACCATATAATACCAATGGATTAAAAGCTGTGCCGCCGGGTTTGTTGGCAACGGCAATGCCCGCCGAGCGTGCCAATTGGTTGCATTCACCCTCAATAAATGCCTCAAAGGTGTAGTTGGGATTGAGTTGCAACTCAAAGGGCATTTTTTTGATACCCGGTATTACAAATGGATTTTGAATGTTTTGAGTAGGGCTTGTTTCGCTCTCTTTGTTAGCGGCAGTGTAAGCGTAGGTGCTTTCTTTTTGCTTGCCCGACGGATATTGATTTTCAATCACTATCCGATATTCTAATCGTACTCCGCTCCCCAATACGCTTTTGATGGTTTTACTCAATAGATTGACATAATGCTCCTCCAACCATTCATAAAAAAACTGGCTCGGCACTTGAATAGTAAGTATATTGGCTTCGTATTTTACGGGCTTAATTGGCTCAAACCAGGTTTTGTAGCTTTGTGCATTAATGCTATCCTTGATAATGACTAAGCAGTCTGTCCATATTTGTTCTACTGTTTTTGACATAGTCATATCTGAAAGAATAGATATTTTTCAAAAGAATCTTTAGTAGTAGAGTTGTGTATTATTCCTAATTGTGCTACTGAAAAATGATGCTGCCTTTAACAGCTTCACTACATTATTATATTACGAGCAAAAATATCGGACAACAGGATTTTTTTTTAAACCTTACACCCCTCATACTATCGTGCCTGCAAAATTTGGGAGGGGTAAAGATAGATAATGACTTTGAATTTTATACTAAATTTCTGGTGTTTTTTTATATATATTTTTAGGTGCGTATCATAAAAGCAGTAAAAAGGTGCTCTTATCATCAGCAAAAACAGACTTGCAAATGTTTTCCTCTAAAATTTTTATTCCAAAAATACACTGATTATCAATTATTTATGATTTTATATCGAAATATTTTTTTCCAAAAAATTTGTTTATCTTAATATATATTTTAACTTTGCATCTCTTTTTGAAAGCCGCTTTTGTACGGCGGAAATACATTTTTGATTATTATATTTTTTTAGCTATAATTTTTTAATTCTTTCAACTCGTGAATACTCTTAGTTATAAGACCCGCTCCTTTCGCAAAGAAGACGTAAAGCGCGATTGGTATGTGATTGATATGGAAGGTCAAACTTTGGGACGCGCCTGCACCCAAATTGCTTCTATTTTGCGCGGTAAGCACAAACCCATCTTTACCCAACACGTAGATACCGGTGATTATGTGGTGGTATTAAATGCCGAAAAAGTGGCATTGAGCGGTAAAAAACTCACCGACTATCAACATTTGCGCCACACCGGTTATCCGGGAGGACAACGTGCCAGCACTCCACGCGAAATTTTGGAAAAACACCCCGAACGCTTGGTAGAAATGGCTGTACGCCGTATGTTGCCTAAAAATATTTTGGGCAAGGCTATGTACAGAAAATTGTTTGTGTATGCCGGTGCCGAACACCCCCATACCCAAAAAATGAAACCCCTTGAAATCAAATAATTTACCTTTATTTTTTTTATATAAAAATGCCAAGTAAACAAAGCAATGGAGTAGGCAGAAGAAAAACCGCCGTAGCGCGTGTGTTTGTGGCTGCCGGAAGCGGTATGATTACCGTTAATAATAAGGATTATAAAAACTATTTCCCGATTGATTTTTTGCAGTTGGTTCTTACTGAGCCTTTGCGCATTTTGGGAATAGAAGATAAATATGATATTAAAATTAATGTAAACGGCGGCGGTATCAAAGGACAAGCAGAAGCCTGCCGTTTGGGTATTGCGCGGGCTTTGGTAAAAGACAATCCTACCGAAGTAACCGTAGAACGCAATGGTCAGGAAGTGCAGCTGAACGAAGTAAAAATGAAACTTAAAGCCGGCAACCGCGATATTCTTACCCGCGATGCCCGTAAAGTTGAGCGTAAAAAACCGGGCTTGCTCAAAGCACGCCGCGCTAAACAATTCAGTAAACGTTAATCAGTTTCAGCGTTCTTTATTCCTTTTTTATTTTCTATCTCTATTCAAAATTATTCATTTCTATGCCAAATATATCGCAGCAAGAATTGTTAGATGCCGGTGTACACTTCGGTCATCTTAAAAAGAAATGGAATCCTAAAATGTCGCCCTATATTTTTATGGAGCGCAAAGGTATTCATATCATTGACCTCAATAAAACAGCTACTTCTTTGGAAAAAGCAGGTAGTGCTATGCGGGCTATCGCTCGCTCCGGAAGAAAAATTTTGTTCGTAGCTACTAAAAAACAAGCCAAAGATATTGTATATGCTGCCGCTCAACGTGTAAATATGCCTTATGTTACTGAACGTTGGCTCGGTGGTATGCTCACTAACTTTACTACCATTCGCAAATCGGTGAAAAAAATGCAAAACACCGAAAAAATGTTGAGTGATGGTACCTTGGATAATATCACCAAAAAAGAAAAACTGATGCTCAACCGCGAAAAAGAAAATCAATTCCGTGTGTTGGGAGGTATCGCTTCTTTGAGCCGTATCCCTTCTGCTATCTTTTTGGTGGATATCGGACACGAGCATATCGCTTTGGCTGAGGCTCAACGCTTGGGTATTACTACTTTTGGTATGGTGGATACCAACGCCGACCCCAATAAAGTGGATTTCCCTATCCCCGCCAATGATGATGCCGCTAAATCTATTTCAGTTATCACCAACTACATCGTGGAGTGTATTCGCGAAGGTTTGGAAGAACGCCGCCAAGAGCGCGATGCCAACGGCGGTGATGCACCCGAAAGCGAAGTGGCTGAAGTTGGCGGAGAAGACCGCCGCCGCTTGCGCCGCCGTGGCGACAAAGGTGGAGATGCTTCCAAAGAAGATTAAAGCAGCAGCCGTTTTTTTAATTTGTTATTTTTTTTTCAAGACTTTTTAAATTCCTGACGTTCTTCCGTGCGTTTTTTTTACGGATTTTTTATCTTAACCATATAATATTGTATTTAATATATTATGTCTATATCAGCTTCTGATGTAAATAAACTCCGTCAAGTTACCGGTGCCGGTATGATGGATTGCAAAAAAGCCCTCACCGAAGCCAATGGCGATTTTGAGGCGGCTATTGATTATTTGCGCAAAAAAGGACAAAAAATTGCCGCTAACCGTGCCGATCGCGAAGCTACCGAAGGTGTAGTAATAGCCGTTACCAACAGCGACCACACGAAGGGCGTAGTGGTAAAAATAAGCAGCGAAACCGACTTCGTGGCTAAAAATGAAGCCTTTATTGACTTTGCCAAAAGTGTGGCTCAATTGGCTTTGGATAATTTTTCAGAAAATAAAGATGCCTTATTGCAGGTTACTTTAGATGGTACGCCTTTGTCGCAACATTTTGAAGAACAGGTAGCCAAAATCGGTGAAAAAATTGAATTAGCCGAATACGCCCGCCTCGAAGGTACTTGTGTTGTGCCTTATATTCACTTGGGCTACAAAATAGGTGTGCTGGCTCAATTGAACCAAAACGGTGCTGCTGCCGAAGATATGGGCAAAGATGTATGCATGCAAATCGCTGCCTTAAATCCGGTAGCTGTTAATAAAGAGAGCGTAGCTGCTTCTGTTGTAGAGCGCGAATTGCGCGTAGGTCGTGAGCAGGCTATCGAAGAAGGCAAGCCCGAAGTAATGGCTGATAAAATTGCCG
Above is a genomic segment from Sphingobacteriales bacterium containing:
- the dnaA gene encoding chromosomal replication initiator protein DnaA translates to MSKTVEQIWTDCLVIIKDSINAQSYKTWFEPIKPVKYEANILTIQVPSQFFYEWLEEHYVNLLSKTIKSVLGSGVRLEYRIVIENQYPSGKQKESTYAYTAANKESETSPTQNIQNPFVIPGIKKMPFELQLNPNYTFEAFIEGECNQLARSAGIAVANKPGGTAFNPLVLYGGVGLGKTHLIQAIGNQIKRLFPNKSILYVSSEKFTHQFIEAVRNNTLNDFVRFYQMVDVLLIDDIQFFAEKDKTQDIFFHVFNHLHQSGKQIVMTSDCAPKDMVGMEERLLSRFKWGLIADLQMPDFETRMAILEYKMLAEGIELPKEVVEYVAYNVSSSVRELEGVLISLVAHASLAQRRVDLNLAKTVIKTHNNNSVKDLSIPFIQKTVADYFHISIDILKGQTRKREAVQARQIAMYFVKTYTNYSLKQIGRDFGGRDHSTVIHSCQAVSDQIDTDPVFERTIKDLDKTIKMNI
- the rplM gene encoding 50S ribosomal protein L13, with amino-acid sequence MNTLSYKTRSFRKEDVKRDWYVIDMEGQTLGRACTQIASILRGKHKPIFTQHVDTGDYVVVLNAEKVALSGKKLTDYQHLRHTGYPGGQRASTPREILEKHPERLVEMAVRRMLPKNILGKAMYRKLFVYAGAEHPHTQKMKPLEIK
- the rpsI gene encoding 30S ribosomal protein S9: MPSKQSNGVGRRKTAVARVFVAAGSGMITVNNKDYKNYFPIDFLQLVLTEPLRILGIEDKYDIKINVNGGGIKGQAEACRLGIARALVKDNPTEVTVERNGQEVQLNEVKMKLKAGNRDILTRDARKVERKKPGLLKARRAKQFSKR
- a CDS encoding elongation factor Ts — protein: MSISASDVNKLRQVTGAGMMDCKKALTEANGDFEAAIDYLRKKGQKIAANRADREATEGVVIAVTNSDHTKGVVVKISSETDFVAKNEAFIDFAKSVAQLALDNFSENKDALLQVTLDGTPLSQHFEEQVAKIGEKIELAEYARLEGTCVVPYIHLGYKIGVLAQLNQNGAAAEDMGKDVCMQIAALNPVAVNKESVAASVVERELRVGREQAIEEGKPEVMADKIAEGRLQKFFKEFTLLSQQFVKDNNKTVEQALKEVNSGLTVVDFKRVALG
- the rpsB gene encoding 30S ribosomal protein S2, producing MPNISQQELLDAGVHFGHLKKKWNPKMSPYIFMERKGIHIIDLNKTATSLEKAGSAMRAIARSGRKILFVATKKQAKDIVYAAAQRVNMPYVTERWLGGMLTNFTTIRKSVKKMQNTEKMLSDGTLDNITKKEKLMLNREKENQFRVLGGIASLSRIPSAIFLVDIGHEHIALAEAQRLGITTFGMVDTNADPNKVDFPIPANDDAAKSISVITNYIVECIREGLEERRQERDANGGDAPESEVAEVGGEDRRRLRRRGDKGGDASKED